CTCCTAAAGAGGCCACTACTGGCAGTTTGAAATATCCACAAACCGCAAAAGTGGATACCGTAGACACGTACTTTGGTACGGAAGTTCCCGACCCTTACAGATGGTTGGAAGATGATCGCTCAGATGCGACCGCCGAGTGGGTAAGTGCACAGAACAAAGTGACCCAATCTTATCTGACAGAAATCCCATTCCGGGATCAAATCAAAGCCAGATTAACGGAATTGCTGAATTATGAACGTGTCAATGCCCCGTCCAAGCATGGAGATTATGAATACACCTATAAGAATGACGGACTTCAAAATCAGAGTGTACTTTACCGCAATAAAATCGGTAGCGACGAAGAAGAAGTATTTCTTGACCCCAATAAATTCTCGGATGATGGCACGATTTCTTTAGCTAGTACAAGTTTCACTGAGGATGGCTCTCTGTTTGGTTATTTGATCTCTATCGGCGGTAGCGACTGGAGAAAAGCCCTGGTCATGGACGTTGAAACCGGTAAGATCGTAGAAGATACCCTACACAATGTGAAGTTCAGTGGAATGTCCTGGAAGGGCAAAGAAGGGTTCTATTACAGCAGCTATGACAAGCCAGAAGGTGGTTCTGAACTTTCCGCCAAGACGCAACTACACAAATTGATGTATCACAAGTTAGGTACGGATCAGTCTGAAGACGTATTGGTTTTCGGTGGTGAGGCACAGCCTTATCGATATGTTGGTGGCAACGTGACTGAAGACAATAACTATTTGGTCATCAGCGGAGCACACCGAACCAGTGGTCGGGCCTTGTTCATCAGAGATTTACGTGATCCGAATTCAAAAATCCTAACCATCGATGATGACATGGAAACCAATGAATTTGTGATGCATACTGAAGGTTCAAGAATTTTGATTCAAACCAACTGGGAAGCACCCAATGAGAGAATCGTGGAAACAGATTTCAGTAAACTGACCCGTGAAAACTGGAAAGATGTAATCCCTGAAACCGAAAATGTATTGAGCGCCAGCACTGGTGGCGGATACATTTTTGCCAACTATCTGATCGATGCAAAAACAGCCATTAAACAATATGACACAAAAGGCAATCTGGTAAGAGATGTGGAATTGCCGGGAATTGGTACCGCCAGTGGGTTTGGTGCGGAATTGGAAGATGATGAGTTATATTACTCGTTCACTTCATTCACTTATCCAACTACCATCTTCAAATATGACATCAATGCAGGTACTTCCGAGCTGTAT
This genomic stretch from Cytophagales bacterium harbors:
- a CDS encoding prolyl oligopeptidase family serine peptidase, with translation MKKLLIASLAVLVAFACQAPKEATTGSLKYPQTAKVDTVDTYFGTEVPDPYRWLEDDRSDATAEWVSAQNKVTQSYLTEIPFRDQIKARLTELLNYERVNAPSKHGDYEYTYKNDGLQNQSVLYRNKIGSDEEEVFLDPNKFSDDGTISLASTSFTEDGSLFGYLISIGGSDWRKALVMDVETGKIVEDTLHNVKFSGMSWKGKEGFYYSSYDKPEGGSELSAKTQLHKLMYHKLGTDQSEDVLVFGGEAQPYRYVGGNVTEDNNYLVISGAHRTSGRALFIRDLRDPNSKILTIDDDMETNEFVMHTEGSRILIQTNWEAPNERIVETDFSKLTRENWKDVIPETENVLSASTGGGYIFANYLIDAKTAIKQYDTKGNLVRDVELPGIGTASGFGAELEDDELYYSFTSFTYPTTIFKYDINAGTSELYSQPKVDFNPDDYETKQVFYESKDGTKIPMFITHKKGIELNGKNPTYLYAYGGFNISLRPSFSTPRILWLENGGIYAQPNIRGGGEYGKEWHEAGTKLKKQNVFDDFIAAGEWLISNNYTSSDYLAIAGGSNGGLLVGTTMTQRPDLAKVAFPAVGVMDMLRYHKFTAGAGWAFDYGTSEDSKEMFDYLHGYSPVHNFKQGTAYPATMVTTADHDDRVVPAHSFKFAATMQENHSGPNPVLIRIETDAGHGAGTPITKIIEQNADRYSFAWYNMGVIPEVAKKVL